A single window of Huiozyma naganishii CBS 8797 chromosome 10, complete genome DNA harbors:
- the MRE11 gene encoding MRX complex nuclease subunit (similar to Saccharomyces cerevisiae MRE11 (YMR224C); ancestral locus Anc_8.744) translates to MEVPDEDTIRILITTDNHVGYNENDPITGDDSWKTFHEIMMLSKAYNVDMVLQSGDLFHLNKPTKKSMYHVLKTLRLACMGDKPCELELLSDPAEVFTSNEFTNVNYEDPNYNISVPMFAIAGNHDDATGDSLLCPLDLLHVSGLVNHFGKVLETDKINLVPLLFQKGNTKLALYGLASIREERLFRTFKEGAVTFEVPTIRNGEWFNLMLVHQNHTGHTNTAFLPEQFLPDFLDMVIWGHEHECIPNMVYNPTKEFNVLQPGSSVATSLCDAEAKPKYAFIMEINYKNKQPKLTPIPLNTIRTFKMKNIALKDVPDLNPHDKEAISKYLVEQVEQMIEEANQETRQKLGIAENSDEENQELDESADPLACLSVPLIRLRVDYSASIANNINNIDYQVENPRRFSNRFVGRVANANNVIQFYKSKRQQSDGASKKSQLSHDNMELQKLIDNSSTGELGIETLVADLLHKMQLSLLPEVGLNEAVKKFVDKDEKGALKEFIEKELDAEVKMLACSDDFLNAQNPSDMKLLIKEVKRANSLRPSSSSTPIEQEDIDFQSRTSHSVKSKDVSKTFSHQIPTKAEQKHALHKNKTTTASKDDAEILSSNDANNDIIALSSEEDDDEEYKENATPTANTRHYLRHPAGDNPIGTKRKRSARSTKTTKTASSRPRGTQTPKTDILEGFLARKRK, encoded by the coding sequence ATGGAGGTTCCCGATGAAGATACGATAAGAATTCTCATCACAACGGATAACCATGTTGGGTACAATGAGAATGATCCCATTACGGGAGACGACTCATGGAAGACATTCCACGAGATCATGATGCTCTCTAAGGCCTATAATGTCGACATGGTCCTCCAATCTGGGGACTTGTTTCATTTGAATAAGCCGACCAAGAAATCGATGTATCACGTCCTGAAAACTTTGAGGTTGGCTTGCATGGGGGATAAACCTTGCGAGTTGGAGCTATTAAGCGACCCCGCAGAAGTATTCACCTCAAACGAGTTTACTAATGTCAATTACGAGGACCCAAATTACAACATATCCGTTCCTATGTTTGCCATTGCTGGGAACCATGACGACGCGACGGGCGATTCTTTATTGTGCCCGTTGGACTTATTGCATGTTAGTGGTCTTGTTAATCATTTCGgtaaagttttggaaacCGACAAGATCAATCTCGTACCGTTGCTGTTCCAGAAGGGGAACACCAAGTTAGCATTATATGGCCTTGCATCAATCAGAGAGGAAAGACTGTTCAgaactttcaaagagggtGCCGTTACATTCGAGGTACCAACAATACGCAATGGTGAATGGTTTAATTTGATGTTAGTGCATCAAAACCACACTGGCCACACCAACACTGCATTTTTACCGGAACAGTTCTTACCGGATTTCTTAGATATGGTTATTTGGGGCCACGAACATGAATGCATTCCAAATATGGTATACAATCCAACAAAAGAGTTTAATGTATTACAACCAGGATCTTCTGTGGCCACTTCGCTATGTGATGCAGAAGCCAAGCCAAAGTATGCATTTATTATGGAGATCAACTACAAAAACAAGCAACCTAAATTGACTCCAATCCCATTAAACACAATCAGAACGttcaaaatgaagaacATTGCATTGAAGGATGTACCAGACTTAAACCCACACGACAAAGAAGccatttccaaatatttGGTGGAGCAAGTGGAGCAAATGATCGAGGAAGCTAACCAGGAAACCAGACAGAAACTAGGGATAGCTGAGAACTCTGACGAGGAGAAtcaagaacttgatgaATCCGCCGATCCCCTGGCGTGCCTATCAGTTCCCCTCATTAGATTACGAGTCGATTACAGTGCTTCAATTGCGaacaatatcaacaacATAGACTATCAAGTGGAAAACCCAAGAAGGTTTAGCAATAGGTTTGTTGGGAGAGTTGCGAATGCTAACAATGTGATTCAGTTTTACAAAAGTAAGAGACAACAGTCTGATGGAGCGTCTAAGAAATCTCAATTGAGCCACGACAACATGGAACTACAAAAATTAATCGATAATAGTAGCACTGGTGAGTTGGGGATTGAGACTCTCGTGGCCGACCTTCTACACAAGATGCAGTTATCCCTATTACCTGAAGTTGGTTTGAACGAGGCCGTCAAGAAGTTCGTTGATAAGGATGAAAAGGGCGCGCTAAAAGAATTCATTGAAAAGGAACTAGACGCTGAAGTGAAAATGCTAGCCTGCAGTgacgattttttgaatgcACAGAATCCAAGCGACATGAAACTTTTGATTAAGGAGGTGAAACGTGCAAATTCCTTGCGTCCATCGTCGTCCTCTACTCCTATTGAGCAGGAAGACATAGACTTCCAGAGTCGTACCTCACATTCAGTAAAGTCCAAAGACGTATCAAAAACATTCTCGCATCAGATCCCTACAAAAGCCGAACAGAAACACGCTCTGCACAAAAACAAGACAACAACTGCTTCTAAGGACGATGCAGAAATACTGAGCAGCAATGATGCAAATAACGACATCATAGCGCTGAGTAGCGAggaagatgatgacgaggagTACAAAGAGAATGCCACACCAACCGCCAACACGCGTCATTACTTGCGGCACCCCGCGGGGGACAACCCGATTGGGACCAAGAGGAAACGGTCCGCCCGTAGCACGAAGACCACTAAAACGGCGAGCTCACGGCCCCGGGGCACTCAAACCCCGAAGACGGACATCCTAGAAGGTTTTTTAgcaagaaagagaaagtgA
- the MRPL44 gene encoding mitochondrial 54S ribosomal protein mL53 (similar to Saccharomyces cerevisiae MRPL44 (YMR225C); ancestral locus Anc_8.749), whose translation MITKYFTKVFVRFNPFGKDAKTARMILSAIPPKQRTLGTKLQTELLKDSDSAGPIIKVTFKDKKEMEADPLKMTFQELSNYLDTHSRKLRLNKTIQNS comes from the exons ATGATAACAAAGTACTTTACAAAGGTCTTTGTTAGATTCAATCCCTTTGGCAAGGATG CAAAAACTGCTAGAATGATTCTATCCGCTATTCCCCCCAAACAAAGAACCCTAGGTACGAAACTCCAAACGGAGCTACTGAAAGATTCAGACAGTGCAGGGCCCATCATTAAAGTCACCTTTAAGGATAAGAAAGAGATGGAAGCTGATCCGTTGAAGATGACTTTTCAAGAGTTATCAAACTATCTGGACACACATTCACGAAAGCTGCGGTTGAACAAAACGATACAGAACAGTTAA
- the KNAG0J02130 gene encoding Zn(II)2Cys6 transcription factor produces MKRAKFGPKTLTACQYCYTKKIKCNRNNFSEACTKCIALNIECKNRTPINMILIREESSNSVITSLKPTNTVSEANEEYPDGGTTAPVKVSKSAALLSSSIHFYNIIYRNLQKLFEKIHTETDVNIPEHASEFFEFNINELVVDFSFLKRNNKSRMSSTLELNELPPIQVSKRWIHAVCDVLALSYQFLMIGSILKITDWIYKQGERGPIDLDDPHIRTDVIHVLLLLSVGQLYLRDTTEHFEEYPGLKYFKKAVSLLEDNFDNPDISYLEILILIIIYLISLNRLRYSYLYIGNALRCAYLLGLHKDSTYDNSAYTVEERERMCRVWWTIYNLEKFISSKVGCPSSIANDIVEKIRYPIDGNYDHAMRMSFFLIERINFTKIKNKITDIMAGGDINKLLVGNGCVFDLMYTSSQELITQWNTIIGMPGNRYMQRSFFSLVLRMNECILLVTSIFFLKNRRRMLYGLLGKEDPFPEGHNFAHLSVICIQAATSNLRILQALRKKELLLPYGYNDMDFLFYGVIIVLLGLKMKAPLYERFPLEDAYSNAMDLLNQFTNVGNVIANDYRNRLVALQKELERLDVLIVSKTGDNPPVNTFLNPVEEGPFNRVEMRFEEYFQFTSSICSSLESV; encoded by the coding sequence ATGAAGCGAGCAAAGTTTGGCCCCAAGACACTCACGGCATGTCAGTACTGCTACACCAAGAAGATCAAATGTAATAGAAATAACTTCTCTGAGGCATGCACTAAATGCATTGCTTTAAATATTGAATGTAAGAATCGGACGCCGATAAATATGATTCTTATCCGGGAAGAATCAAGCAACTCTGTGATCACATCGTTAAAACCCACAAACACGGTTTCAGAAGCAAACGAAGAGTATCCTGACGGAGGCACAACGGCTCCTGTGAAAGTCTCCAAATCTGCGGCGCTGCTGTCAAGTTCTATTCATTTCTACAACATAATATACCGCAATCTCCAAAagctctttgaaaaaatccaTACAGAAACAGATGTTAACATACCGGAGCATGCCAGCgagttctttgaattcAACATAAACGAGTTGGTAGTAGATTTCTcctttttgaagaggaacaacaaAAGCCGGATGTCCAGTACTTTGGAACTCAATGAACTACCGCCAATTCAAGTTTCGAAGCGATGGATACATGCTGTATGTGATGTATTAGCATTATCTTATCAGTTTTTAATGATTGGGTCTATATTGAAAATTACAGACTGGATTTACAAGCAAGGTGAAAGAGGTCCTATTGATTTGGACGATCCACATATTCGCACAGACGTTATTCATGTCTTGCTATTGTTATCGGTAGGGCAACTGTATCTAAGAGATACTACTGAGCATTTTGAGGAATACCCGGGACTgaagtacttcaagaaaGCCGTAAGTCTGCTGGAGGATAACTTTGACAATCCCGATATATCTTACCTCGAAATATTGATATTGATTATCATATatttgatctctttgaacaggTTAAGGTACTCTTACTTGTACATTGGGAATGCTCTGCGTTGTGCGTATCTGTTGGGACTACACAAGGATTCGACGTATGACAACTCTGCCTATACAGtggaggaaagagaaaggaTGTGTCGAGTGTGGTGGACAATTTACAATCTGGAGAAATTCATTTCATCAAAGGTTGGTTGTCCTTCCTCCATTGCAAATGATATTGTTGAGAAGATCAGATATCCAATTGATGGCAATTATGATCATGCAATGAGAATGTCCTTTTTTCTGATCGAGAGAATAAACTTCACAAAgattaaaaataaaataacaGATATAATGGCCGGCGGTGATATCAACAAACTGTTAGTAGGGAATGGTTGCGTCTTTGACTTGATGTACACCTCATCACAGGAGTTGATTACCCAATGGAACACGATAATTGGCATGCCTGGTAACAGATATATGCAAAgatcctttttttctttggttcTTAGAATGAACGAGTGTATCTTGTTAGTAAcatcaatattttttcttaAGAACAGAAGACGTATGTTGTATGGTTtacttggaaaagaagaccCTTTCCCAGAAGGTCATAATTTTGCCCATTTGTCGGTAATATGTATTCAAGCAGCAACGTCTAATTTACGCATCCTACAAGCTTTGAGAAAAAAGGAACTTTTATTACCTTATGGTTACAATGACATGGACTTCTTATTTTATGGTGTAATAATTGTGCTGTTAGgtttgaaaatgaaagcaCCACTATACGAACGGTTCCCCTTAGAAGATGCGTATTCAAACGCAATGGATTTGCTGAATCAGTTTACAAATGTTGGGAATGTCATTGCCAATGATTATCGAAATAGACTTGTTGCACTGCAGAAGGAACTAGAAAGGTTAGATGTCTTGATCGTGTCGAAAACAGGGGACAACCCACCCGTAAACACTTTTCTGAATCCTGTGGAAGAAGGTCCTTTCAACAGAGTAGAAATGAGGTTTGAAGAATACTTCCAATTCACAAGTAGTATTTGCTCATCTTTGGAGAGTGTCTGA
- the ORA1 gene encoding oxidoreductase (similar to Saccharomyces cerevisiae YMR226C; ancestral locus Anc_8.752), protein MSLGGKAAERLNGKVVFITGASAGIGQATALEYLDASNGTVKLILGARRLEKLEAAKEQLLKRFPEAKIHIGKLDVTDTEKIHPFLDNLPEEFKDIDILINNAGKALGSDPVGTIEIDDIKGMMDTNVVGLINITQAVLPIFQKKNSGDIVNLGSVAGREAYPTGSIYCATKFAVQAFTESLRKELINTKIRVMLIAPGIVETEFSLVRYKGDKTKASSVYENNSPLEPQDVADLIVFATSRRANTVIADTLIFPTTQGSPYHIYKEQASK, encoded by the coding sequence ATGTCTTTGGGAGGAAAAGCTGCTGAAAGATTGAACGGGAAAGTTGTTTTCATTACGGGTGCGTCTGCAGGTATTGGTCAAGCCACTGCTTTAGAGTATTTGGATGCATCGAATGGAACTGTCAAACTGATTCTGGGTGCTCGGAGACTAGAAAAGCTGGAAGCTGCTAAGGAACAACTGTTAAAGCGGTTCCCCGAAGCAAAGATCCATATCGGTAAATTGGATGTCACCGACACCGAGAAGATTCACCCCTTCTTGGACAATTTGCCTGAGGAATTCAAAGACATTGATATTCTCATCAACAATGCTGGTAAAGCCCTTGGCTCAGACCCTGTGGGGACCATTGAAATTGACGATATCAAGGGTATGATGGACACCAATGTCGTTGGTTTGATTAACATCACCCAAGCTGTGCTGCCTATTttccagaagaaaaactcTGGTGACATTGTCAATTTAGGGTCTGTTGCGGGCAGAGAGGCCTACCCAACCGGGTCTATCTACTGTGCCACGAAGTTTGCCGTTCAAGCATTCACAGAAAGTTTAAGAAAGGAACTGATCAACACAAAGATTAGAGTCATGCTGATTGCTCCAGGTATTGTGGAAACCGAGTTTTCTCTTGTTAGATACAAGGGGGACAAAACAAAGGCCAGCTCTGTCTATGAAAACAACTCCCCACTGGAACCACAGGACGTTGCCGATTTGATCGTCTTTGCTACTTCGAGAAGAGCAAACACCGTTATCGCTGACACTCTGATCTTCCCAACCACCCAGGGCTCCCCCTACCACATCTACAAGGAGCAGGCATCCAAATAA